One stretch of Candidatus Baltobacteraceae bacterium DNA includes these proteins:
- a CDS encoding thiamine phosphate synthase, which translates to MSRTALLRGIYAIVDAAEGDVITQVEDVLSAGIRVVQYRSKRAIDRHALARAWERTRAAGALLIVNDDAGGLDSADGVHLGQEDLALLDVSALRAATQGKIVGISCPDVPSAYAALALGADYIGVGAMYATRTKEDAGEPIGAAGIRAAVQAVRLPVAAIGGITLARIPEVRATGAAMAAVITAISRAPDRIAAARALVDAWAR; encoded by the coding sequence ATTAGCCGGACTGCGCTGCTGCGCGGCATCTACGCGATTGTCGATGCAGCTGAAGGCGACGTCATCACGCAGGTCGAGGACGTCCTCTCGGCCGGCATTCGTGTCGTGCAGTATCGCAGCAAGCGCGCGATCGATCGCCACGCTCTCGCTCGTGCGTGGGAGCGGACGCGCGCGGCGGGCGCGCTCCTGATCGTCAACGACGACGCAGGAGGCCTCGATTCCGCGGACGGCGTCCATCTCGGGCAAGAAGATCTGGCGCTGCTGGATGTGTCCGCGCTGCGTGCGGCCACGCAAGGGAAGATCGTCGGCATCTCGTGTCCGGACGTGCCGAGCGCCTACGCGGCACTTGCGCTCGGCGCCGACTACATCGGCGTCGGCGCGATGTATGCGACCCGGACGAAGGAGGACGCGGGTGAGCCGATCGGAGCTGCCGGAATCCGCGCGGCCGTGCAAGCCGTCAGGCTTCCCGTCGCAGCGATCGGCGGGATCACGCTCGCACGCATTCCTGAAGTTCGCGCGACCGGTGCGGCGATGGCCGCCGTGATCACCGCAATATCGCGCGCGCCGGATCGCATTGCCGCCGCGCGGGCTTTGGTTGATGCATGGGCGC